Proteins encoded by one window of Esox lucius isolate fEsoLuc1 chromosome 4, fEsoLuc1.pri, whole genome shotgun sequence:
- the LOC105026638 gene encoding cytochrome P450 4V2 isoform X1: MGIFSGTFMLEIICLSLLIFFLACITYHPLKKYIQDWNTLRPVPGAEGAYPIIGNALQFSSNAGDFFNQIIEGTTEYRHFPLVKVWIGPLPLLVLFHAETVEGVLHSSKHIDKAFFYKFMHPWLGTGLLTSTGDKWRGRRKMLTPTFHFSILAEFLEVMNEQTEVLIQKLEKQAGGDPFNCFNYITLCALDIICETAMGKKIYAQSNSDSEYVRSVYKMSDIIVRRQRAPWYWPDFIYNLLGEGKEHDSRLRILHSFTQSVIKERAENLENTGSDNETDHVFKRRLAFLDMLLQATDEEGNYLSHRDIQEEVDTFMFEGHDTTAASMNWAIHLLGSYPEVQTKVQQELEEVFGSTDRSATVDDLKRLRYLECVIKETLRLFPSVPLFARTVGDDCRINDFNIPKGVDAVIIPYALHRDPRYFPDPEEFRPERFLPENSTGRHPYAYIPFSAGPRNCIGQRFAMMEEKVVLSSVLRHFSVQACQNREDLRPVGDLILRPEKGIWITLEKRQH; this comes from the exons ATGGGGATTTTCTCTGGAACATTTATGCTGGAGATAATATGTCTGTCCCTTTTGATCTTCTTCCTTGCCTGCATCACATACCATCCGCTGAAGAAATATATACAGGACTGGAACACGCTGAGGCCAGTCCCTGGAGCGGAAGGAGCTTACCCAATCATTGGGAATGCCCTCCAGTTCAGCAGCAATGCAGGCG ATTTCTTTAATCAGATTATTGAAGGCACTACGGAGTACAGGCATTTTCCACTGGTGAAAGTTTGGATTGGACCCCTGCCATTGCTGGTCTTATTTCATGCAGAAACGGTTGAG GGGGTTCTGCACAGTTCCAAACACATAGACAAGGCCTTCTTCTATAAGTTCATGCATCCTTGGCTGGGCACTGGCCTGCTCACCAG CACAGGGGATAAGTGGCGTGGCAGGAGGAAGATGTTGACCCCAACTTTCCATTTCTCCATCCTGGCTGAGTTCCTGGAGGTGATGAATGAGCAGACTGAGGTTTTGATACAGAAACTGGAAAAACAGGCAGGAGGAGATCCCTTCAACTGTTTTAACTACATCACACTCTGTGCTCTGGACATTATTTGTG aAACAGCAATGGGTAAAAAGATCTACGCACAAAGTAATAGTGACTCTGAATATGTCCGCAGTGTGTACAA AATGAGTGACATCATCGTGCGTCGCCAGAGAGCTCCCTGGTATTGGCCGGACTTCATTTACAATCTGTTAGGGGAGGGTAAAGAGCATGACAGTAGACTGAGGATCCTCCATTCATTCACTCAGAGT GTGATCAAGGAGAGAGCAGAGAACTTGGAAAATACAGGTTCTGACAATGAAACTGACCATGTTTTCAAAAGAAGACTGGCCTTCCTGGACATGCTGTTGCAAGCCACTGATGAGGAAGGAAATTACTTGAGCCATAGAGATATCCAAGAGGAGGTGGATACCTTTATGTTTGAG GGCCATGATACCACAGCAGCCTCTATGAACTGGGCCATTCACCTCCTGGGCTCCTATCCTGAAGTCCAGACCAAGGTCCAGCAGGAGCTCGAGGaggtgtttg GATCCACCGACCGCTCCGCCACAGTCGACGACCTCAAGAGGTTACGCTACCTGGAATGCGTGATTAAGGAGACCCTTCGGCTCTTCCCCTCCGTGCCCCTGTTTGCACGCACCGTCGGCGACGACTGTAGAATCA ATGACTTTAACATCCCAAAAGGAGTGGATGCCGTGATCATCCCCTACGCCCTGCACCGCGATCCACGATACTTCCCGGATCCCGAGGAGTTCCGGCCAGAGCGCTTCCTGCCAGAGAACAGCACCGGACGACACCCCTACGCTTACATCCCGTTCTCCGCGGGACCCAGGAACTGCATCG GCCAGCGGTTTGCCATGATGGAGGAGAAGGTGGTGCTGTCGTCTGTGTTGCGTCACTTTTCTGTTCAGGCTTGCCAGAACCGAGAGGATTTGAGACCTGTGGGAGACCTCATACTCCGACCAGAGAAGGGCATCTGGATCACTCTAGAGAAAAGACAGCACTAG
- the LOC105026638 gene encoding cytochrome P450 4V2 isoform X2, with amino-acid sequence MGIFSGTFMLEIICLSLLIFFLACITYHPLKKYIQDWNTLRPVPGAEGAYPIIGNALQFSSNAGDFFNQIIEGTTEYRHFPLVKVWIGPLPLLVLFHAETVEGVLHSSKHIDKAFFYKFMHPWLGTGLLTSTGDKWRGRRKMLTPTFHFSILAEFLEVMNEQTEVLIQKLEKQAGGDPFNCFNYITLCALDIICETAMGKKIYAQSNSDSEYVRSVYKMSDIIVRRQRAPWYWPDFIYNLLGEGKEHDSRLRILHSFTQSVIKERAENLENTGSDNETDHVFKRRLAFLDMLLQATDEEGNYLSHRDIQEEVDTFMFEGHDTTAASMNWAIHLLGSYPEVQTKVQQELEEVFGSTDRSATVDDLKRLRYLECVIKETLRLFPSVPLFARTVGDDCRINDFNIPKGVDAVIIPYALHRDPRYFPDPEEFRPERFLPENSTGRHPYAYIPFSAGPRNCIGQLRTHYHS; translated from the exons ATGGGGATTTTCTCTGGAACATTTATGCTGGAGATAATATGTCTGTCCCTTTTGATCTTCTTCCTTGCCTGCATCACATACCATCCGCTGAAGAAATATATACAGGACTGGAACACGCTGAGGCCAGTCCCTGGAGCGGAAGGAGCTTACCCAATCATTGGGAATGCCCTCCAGTTCAGCAGCAATGCAGGCG ATTTCTTTAATCAGATTATTGAAGGCACTACGGAGTACAGGCATTTTCCACTGGTGAAAGTTTGGATTGGACCCCTGCCATTGCTGGTCTTATTTCATGCAGAAACGGTTGAG GGGGTTCTGCACAGTTCCAAACACATAGACAAGGCCTTCTTCTATAAGTTCATGCATCCTTGGCTGGGCACTGGCCTGCTCACCAG CACAGGGGATAAGTGGCGTGGCAGGAGGAAGATGTTGACCCCAACTTTCCATTTCTCCATCCTGGCTGAGTTCCTGGAGGTGATGAATGAGCAGACTGAGGTTTTGATACAGAAACTGGAAAAACAGGCAGGAGGAGATCCCTTCAACTGTTTTAACTACATCACACTCTGTGCTCTGGACATTATTTGTG aAACAGCAATGGGTAAAAAGATCTACGCACAAAGTAATAGTGACTCTGAATATGTCCGCAGTGTGTACAA AATGAGTGACATCATCGTGCGTCGCCAGAGAGCTCCCTGGTATTGGCCGGACTTCATTTACAATCTGTTAGGGGAGGGTAAAGAGCATGACAGTAGACTGAGGATCCTCCATTCATTCACTCAGAGT GTGATCAAGGAGAGAGCAGAGAACTTGGAAAATACAGGTTCTGACAATGAAACTGACCATGTTTTCAAAAGAAGACTGGCCTTCCTGGACATGCTGTTGCAAGCCACTGATGAGGAAGGAAATTACTTGAGCCATAGAGATATCCAAGAGGAGGTGGATACCTTTATGTTTGAG GGCCATGATACCACAGCAGCCTCTATGAACTGGGCCATTCACCTCCTGGGCTCCTATCCTGAAGTCCAGACCAAGGTCCAGCAGGAGCTCGAGGaggtgtttg GATCCACCGACCGCTCCGCCACAGTCGACGACCTCAAGAGGTTACGCTACCTGGAATGCGTGATTAAGGAGACCCTTCGGCTCTTCCCCTCCGTGCCCCTGTTTGCACGCACCGTCGGCGACGACTGTAGAATCA ATGACTTTAACATCCCAAAAGGAGTGGATGCCGTGATCATCCCCTACGCCCTGCACCGCGATCCACGATACTTCCCGGATCCCGAGGAGTTCCGGCCAGAGCGCTTCCTGCCAGAGAACAGCACCGGACGACACCCCTACGCTTACATCCCGTTCTCCGCGGGACCCAGGAACTGCATCGGTCAGCTCAGGACACACTACCATTCATAG